In a single window of the Streptomyces sp. CGMCC 4.7035 genome:
- a CDS encoding SAV_915 family protein produces the protein MADILCGEDPEPSDRSPAGPLFVPVRPGPSGCVTRVFCTPVGDRTAVGFTSENLLIATLGPEQVWIRLAEPALRALTEPLGIATVTVDPQFTARAARPVNPVVPALALRVA, from the coding sequence ATGGCAGACATCCTGTGCGGCGAGGACCCCGAACCTTCTGATCGGTCCCCGGCCGGACCTCTGTTCGTTCCCGTCCGGCCGGGACCCTCGGGGTGCGTCACGCGTGTCTTCTGCACACCTGTTGGCGACCGTACGGCCGTCGGCTTCACCTCCGAGAACCTCCTGATCGCGACGCTCGGCCCCGAGCAGGTGTGGATCAGGCTCGCCGAGCCCGCGCTGCGCGCGCTGACCGAACCGCTCGGCATCGCCACCGTCACAGTGGATCCCCAGTTCACGGCACGGGCCGCCCGGCCGGTGAACCCTGTCGTCCCCGCGCTCGCTCTGCGCGTTGCCTGA
- the lysA gene encoding diaminopimelate decarboxylase — protein MTTVHDSAVTTLAGDLSVWPASTAEPCPGDLAVGGVPLAEIADRFGTPVYVLDEAEVRERCRTYRDAFPDTEILYAAKAFLCRAMIHWMDEEGLGLDVCLAGELELAVTTGFPAERIVLHGNAKSPRDLETALRLGVGRIVIDSPSEIARLAAAVGPHGHQKVMVRVVPGISAGGHAKIRTGTEDQKFGLSISDGYAQHAIARILDQPQLELTGLHCHLGSQITSVKPYLAAARRLVGLMARLHEQHGLVLPELDLGGGHGIAYRPGEQALDLTTLARKVRTELAEACAAAGLPVPRLIIEPGRAIAGPAGIALYRVLAVKHTGNRTYIAVDGGMSDNPRPALYGVRYAPRLIGRRTTAERAPVTVVGRHCEAGDVLAADIELPADVRPGDLLAVPVAGAYHLSMASGYNLVGRPPVAAVSDGRARLLVRRESLDDIRSRDVGL, from the coding sequence ATGACCACCGTTCACGACAGTGCCGTCACCACTCTCGCCGGCGATCTCTCCGTCTGGCCCGCGTCCACCGCCGAGCCCTGCCCGGGTGACCTGGCGGTCGGCGGCGTACCGCTCGCCGAGATCGCCGACCGCTTCGGCACCCCCGTCTACGTCCTCGACGAGGCCGAGGTCCGCGAGCGCTGCCGCACCTACCGGGACGCCTTCCCCGACACCGAGATCCTCTACGCGGCCAAGGCGTTCCTGTGCCGCGCGATGATCCACTGGATGGACGAGGAGGGCCTCGGGCTCGACGTCTGCTTGGCCGGCGAGCTGGAGCTGGCCGTCACCACCGGGTTCCCGGCCGAGCGGATCGTGCTGCACGGCAACGCCAAGTCCCCCCGCGACCTGGAGACCGCCCTCCGTCTCGGTGTGGGCCGCATCGTCATCGACAGCCCCTCGGAGATCGCCCGGCTGGCCGCCGCCGTAGGCCCCCACGGCCACCAGAAGGTCATGGTCCGGGTGGTGCCCGGGATCAGCGCCGGCGGCCACGCGAAGATCCGCACCGGCACCGAGGACCAGAAGTTCGGCCTCAGCATCTCCGACGGATACGCCCAGCACGCGATCGCCCGGATACTGGACCAACCGCAGCTCGAACTCACCGGTCTGCACTGCCACCTGGGTTCGCAGATCACCAGCGTCAAGCCGTATCTGGCCGCAGCGCGGCGCCTGGTGGGCCTGATGGCGCGGCTGCACGAGCAGCACGGCCTGGTCCTGCCCGAGCTGGACCTCGGCGGCGGCCACGGCATCGCCTACCGCCCCGGTGAACAGGCCCTGGACCTGACCACCCTGGCCCGCAAGGTCCGTACCGAGCTGGCGGAGGCGTGTGCGGCGGCCGGGCTGCCCGTTCCTCGTCTGATCATCGAACCGGGGCGGGCCATCGCCGGACCGGCGGGCATCGCCCTGTACCGCGTCCTTGCCGTCAAACACACCGGCAATCGCACGTACATCGCCGTCGACGGCGGCATGAGCGACAACCCGCGCCCGGCCCTCTACGGGGTCCGTTACGCGCCTCGTCTGATCGGCCGCCGCACCACCGCCGAACGTGCCCCCGTCACCGTCGTCGGCCGGCACTGCGAGGCAGGCGACGTGCTCGCCGCCGACATCGAACTCCCCGCGGACGTACGTCCCGGAGATCTGCTGGCCGTCCCCGTCGCCGGCGCTTACCACCTGTCCATGGCCTCCGGATACAACCTGGTCGGCCGCCCGCCCGTCGCCGCCGTAAGCGACGGCCGCGCCCGGCTCCTCGTGCGGCGGGAGTCCCTGGACGACATCCGCAGCCGCGACGTGGGCCTCTAG